From the genome of Procambarus clarkii isolate CNS0578487 chromosome 53, FALCON_Pclarkii_2.0, whole genome shotgun sequence:
tgcgtgtggctgtggtggagttTGTCACAGTGTTAAGAAGGTTTTGTCATGTATTGCAtgcttaatatgttattattttaaTTTGAATTCTCTTTAGAACACTTTTTGTTCTATTTTTACTACTTATAATGCATCACGACGAATTGAACCGCGTTCATAAGGAGCGCTATGTGGCGCGATATATTCCTCGCTCTTAGTATATATTTACAGACTTTCAGTTCTAGGAAACGGGTACTTAACGCCGACGCAAATGCTGTGTAAAAATAAGACTGGAAACCACAGCCGCGACCTTGTGCCTGTGAGCGTGACTGTGAGGGAGGAGACTTGGAGCAACCTGTATATATGAGCACAGTGATGGCTCCTCACTACACCAACACCGCCCTCACAACATGTGTCTGAAGGTGAGTGACACCCTGTGTCCAGGCGGGTTTCCCGTTTTCCAGAGGAGTATCGCTGTTGCCAAGTGAGTTTGACGGTTTCCAGATATTGTAGTTTCTAGGCGAAATGTGCCGTTTCCAGAGGAGATTGCTGCTCTGTTCAGTTGAGTCAGTTCGATGCTCTGTTTCGTCTTGGTATATATCACTCTGTATTCAGGGGAAATAACGTAGTATGTCCAAGTGTCAAACAGTAATCTGAGTGAAAGTTTCTGTTTATATTGTGACCAAGTGTCATGCTAGAGACGCTGCCGGAGGTAGTCAAACTGACAAGCTTGTGATATTCACAGCTGTTGAGAACTGAATAACTGCGTGAGCCTTACACTGATTAGTTAATTTAAACGCCGGTTACACATCATATTTCATTATAAAAACAATAAAATCAACAGGAAGATATAACTTTGAATGCTAACAATAATTACATAAATACATTTTTTTCTGCCCACAGAGCATCTTGTACTCGGCCCTGTTAGCCTCTGTGGCATTAGTAATGGCCCAgaactaccaccaggacaaccagAACTACCCCCAGCTTGACCAGGCCTACCAAACCCCTAGGGTAGTGAAGCCGGACTATGGACAACCCAGCTCAAACAACGGGAACGTCGCCAACATTCTCAAGGAAGTGGGGGACTTCTTCAAGCTCGTGGGGAGTGGGGACTCCAAGGACCCTGAGCGAGCCAAGCAAGTGATGCTGGCATTCGTGCCCTTCACCCGCAGGGTTCTGGAGGCCTCGGCAGGAGTTGATGGCGCCAACGTCAACAAAGAGGACCTGGAGAGACTGGGTGCTGCCGAGGCTGTCATGCCGTCTGTGATAACGTTCTTAGACAGTCTGAGAAACATAAATCCTGGAACCAA
Proteins encoded in this window:
- the LOC138352389 gene encoding uncharacterized protein; amino-acid sequence: MCLKSILYSALLASVALVMAQNYHQDNQNYPQLDQAYQTPRVVKPDYGQPSSNNGNVANILKEVGDFFKLVGSGDSKDPERAKQVMLAFVPFTRRVLEASAGVDGANVNKEDLERLGAAEAVMPSVITFLDSLRNINPGTNQYYQQDYGHRYQ